In the genome of Dickeya fangzhongdai, one region contains:
- a CDS encoding tRNA/rRNA methyltransferase, whose product MSDELSGKSGKVRVMYVRSEDGDEKNGKQKRTPDKRRGDGDNRGRKGRDSAPRGGRDRDNKDGAERGGKWRSESAGRERERPPRREPVDHADSPWKTVSRAPGEEPDHGGISGKSQIDPEQIRRQRSEETRVYGENACQALFLSRPEAIVRGWFLQEVTPRFREALRWMAANRKAYHVVEDDELIRASGTEHHGGVCFLIKKRRGLDVTAYLREAGDTDCVLALEDVGNPHNLGGIMRSCAHFGVKGVLVRDASQLESGAAVRTAEGGAEHVKAISADGLVDALAQFRAAGYTIVTTSSHKGTTLSKVSLPAKTVIVLGQEGDGLSDNAWQQGDVKVSIDGTGNVESLNISVATGILLAEWWRQNHG is encoded by the coding sequence ATGAGCGATGAATTAAGTGGAAAGAGCGGCAAAGTCCGCGTCATGTACGTCCGCAGCGAAGACGGGGACGAGAAGAACGGTAAGCAGAAACGTACGCCGGATAAGCGTCGTGGCGATGGCGACAACCGTGGCCGTAAAGGGCGAGATAGCGCGCCGCGCGGCGGGCGGGACAGAGATAATAAAGATGGCGCCGAGCGTGGCGGCAAATGGCGTAGCGAGTCGGCGGGGCGTGAGCGTGAGCGTCCACCGCGTCGCGAGCCGGTTGATCATGCGGATTCTCCGTGGAAAACGGTATCGCGCGCACCGGGAGAAGAGCCGGATCACGGCGGTATCAGCGGTAAGAGCCAGATCGATCCGGAACAGATTCGTCGCCAGCGGTCGGAAGAGACCCGCGTCTACGGAGAAAATGCCTGTCAGGCGCTGTTCCTGAGCCGTCCGGAAGCAATTGTGCGCGGTTGGTTCCTGCAGGAAGTCACGCCGCGTTTTCGTGAGGCGCTGCGCTGGATGGCGGCCAACCGTAAGGCTTACCACGTGGTGGAAGACGACGAGCTGATCCGCGCGTCCGGTACGGAGCATCACGGCGGCGTGTGTTTCCTGATCAAGAAACGTCGTGGTCTGGATGTGACGGCGTACCTGCGCGAAGCCGGGGATACCGACTGCGTGCTGGCGCTGGAAGATGTCGGCAATCCGCATAATCTGGGCGGCATCATGCGTAGCTGCGCCCATTTCGGCGTGAAAGGCGTGCTGGTGCGCGATGCATCGCAGCTGGAATCCGGCGCGGCGGTGCGCACGGCGGAAGGCGGTGCCGAGCACGTGAAAGCGATCAGCGCTGACGGTCTGGTCGATGCGCTGGCGCAGTTCCGTGCCGCCGGTTACACCATCGTCACCACCTCCAGCCACAAAGGCACGACCTTGTCGAAAGTCTCGCTGCCTGCCAAAACGGTGATTGTGCTGGGGCAGGAAGGGGATGGCTTGTCTGACAACGCCTGGCAGCAGGGCGACGTCAAAGTGTCGATTGACGGCACCGGCAACGTGGAAAGCCTGAATATCTCGGTCGCGACCGGGATCCTGCTGGCGGAATGGTGGCGCCAGAATCACGGCTAA
- the trxC gene encoding thioredoxin TrxC — protein sequence MNTVCASCNATNRLPEERSNDHQHAKCGRCGQALFSGKVINATEETLDKLLQDDLPVVVDFWAPWCGPCVNFAPVFESVADENGGKIRFIKVNTEAEPGLSARFRIRSIPTIMLFKHGKVVDMLNGAMPKAPFESWLSESL from the coding sequence ATGAATACGGTATGTGCATCCTGCAACGCCACCAACCGCCTGCCAGAAGAACGCAGCAATGATCATCAACACGCCAAATGCGGCCGCTGCGGTCAGGCGCTGTTCAGCGGCAAGGTGATTAACGCCACTGAAGAAACGCTGGATAAACTGTTGCAGGACGATCTGCCGGTGGTCGTGGATTTCTGGGCGCCCTGGTGCGGACCGTGCGTTAACTTTGCCCCGGTATTTGAAAGCGTCGCCGACGAAAACGGCGGCAAAATCCGCTTCATCAAGGTCAACACCGAAGCGGAACCCGGCCTGAGCGCCCGCTTCCGTATCCGCAGCATTCCTACCATCATGCTGTTCAAACACGGCAAAGTGGTTGATATGCTCAACGGCGCCATGCCCAAAGCTCCCTTTGAAAGCTGGCTTAGTGAATCGCTGTAA
- a CDS encoding tRNA-uridine aminocarboxypropyltransferase, with the protein MTGNAVLRLRQQRLALSTRPFRARGCRVIRCQRCLLPEVHCLCDTLSPRTARSRFCLVMFDTEPMKPSNTGRLIADVLPQTDAFLWSRTEPDPALLAALQTEEYQPWLVFLADDDESGRQVCHQLPADGKPPLFVMLDGTWPEARKMFRKSPYLDTLPILSLSVDALSSYQLREASSAGQHCTAEIAIALLRQAGDNDAAEALAQHFDRFRRHYLAGKAHHAKKKISSTVTAKPATDV; encoded by the coding sequence ATGACCGGTAACGCCGTCCTGCGTCTGCGCCAGCAACGCCTTGCTCTTTCCACGCGCCCGTTTCGCGCCCGCGGCTGCCGTGTCATCCGCTGCCAGCGTTGCCTGCTGCCGGAAGTCCACTGCCTGTGCGACACCCTCTCGCCGCGCACCGCCCGCAGCCGCTTCTGTCTGGTGATGTTCGACACCGAACCGATGAAGCCCAGTAATACCGGCCGCCTGATTGCCGATGTCCTGCCGCAGACTGATGCCTTTCTGTGGTCCCGTACCGAGCCGGACCCGGCGTTGCTTGCCGCCCTGCAAACAGAAGAGTATCAGCCCTGGCTGGTCTTTCTGGCGGACGACGATGAAAGCGGCCGTCAGGTCTGTCACCAACTACCCGCCGACGGCAAACCGCCGCTGTTCGTGATGCTGGACGGCACCTGGCCGGAAGCGCGAAAAATGTTTCGCAAAAGTCCGTACCTCGATACGTTGCCGATCCTGTCGTTAAGCGTGGACGCTTTGTCCAGCTACCAGCTACGGGAGGCCAGCAGCGCCGGGCAGCACTGCACGGCGGAAATCGCCATCGCCCTGCTGCGTCAGGCCGGCGATAACGATGCCGCCGAAGCGCTGGCGCAGCATTTCGACCGTTTTCGCCGCCACTATCTGGCAGGCAAAGCCCATCACGCGAAAAAGAAAATTTCTTCCACTGTCACAGCAAAACCGGCAACAGACGTTTAA
- a CDS encoding bifunctional acetate--CoA ligase family protein/GNAT family N-acetyltransferase → MSQRGLEALLRPRSIAVIGASEKPGRAGFLMMRNLLDGGFNGPVLPVTPKYQAVCGVLAYRDVASLPMTPDLAVICTRADRNLPLLEALGQRGCKTVIILSAPPAQFAELKNCAARYAVRLLGPNSLGLLAPWQGLNASFSPVPILKGKLAFISQSAAVSNTILDWAQQRGIGFSYFIALGDSLDIDVDDLLDFLARDGKTSAILLHLEHVSDARRFLSAARSASRNKPILVIKSGRSRQAQQLLHDGQHGLDAAYDAAIQRAGLLRVQDTHELFSAVETLSHLRPLRGERLLIVSNGASPAAQALDQLIARQGKLATLSETTQQALRAVLPDTVSVGNPLDLRDDATPQRYLAALSALLDSDDYDALLIIHAPSAAAPGTESAESLIQLLQQHSRGKRITLLTNWCGEFSSQEARRLFNEAGIPTYRTPEGAVIAFMHIVEYRRNQKQLKETPALPSDLTANAAQAHRLIGQALQEGATRLDTHEVQPILQAYGLNTLPTWIAGDSTEAVYIAEKIGYPVALKLRSPDIPHKSEIQGVVLYLQNAQEVQLAAEAMLERVRHTNPQARVLGLLVQGMANRTGALELRIAVEQDAIFGPIIMLGAGGMEWRRETQAAVALPPLNMALARYLIVQALKSGKIRSQNALKPLDIPALSRLLVQVSNLILDCPEISRLDIHPLLASGEEFTLLDVTLHLAPFSGDPQSRLSIRPYPQELEETVRLKDGASCLFRPILPEDEPLLAHFIGKVTREDLYYRYFSEINEFTHEDLANMTQIDYDREMAFIAVRSGTEGEPEIIGVTRAIADPDNTNAEFAVLVRSDLKGLGLGRKLLEKLIHYTRAHGLARLSGITMPTNQGMVTLAKKLGFAVDVQLEDGIVTLELPLDSSAQP, encoded by the coding sequence ATGAGTCAGCGCGGATTAGAGGCTCTGCTGCGGCCCCGTTCGATTGCCGTAATCGGCGCGTCGGAAAAACCGGGGAGAGCCGGATTTCTGATGATGCGCAACCTGCTTGACGGCGGCTTCAACGGACCGGTGCTGCCGGTTACGCCCAAATATCAGGCAGTCTGCGGCGTACTGGCGTACCGTGATGTCGCCAGCTTACCGATGACGCCCGATCTCGCCGTTATCTGCACCCGTGCCGACCGTAATCTGCCGCTGCTGGAAGCGCTGGGGCAGCGCGGTTGTAAAACGGTCATCATACTTTCCGCGCCGCCGGCGCAATTCGCCGAATTGAAAAACTGCGCCGCCCGCTATGCCGTACGGCTTCTGGGGCCAAACAGCCTCGGCCTGCTGGCGCCCTGGCAGGGACTCAACGCCAGCTTTTCGCCGGTGCCGATTCTAAAAGGCAAACTGGCGTTTATTTCCCAGTCGGCGGCGGTTTCCAACACCATACTGGACTGGGCGCAACAGCGCGGCATCGGTTTCTCCTACTTTATCGCGCTCGGCGACAGCCTGGATATTGACGTCGACGACCTGCTGGATTTTCTGGCGCGGGACGGTAAAACCAGCGCTATTTTGCTGCATCTGGAGCATGTCAGCGACGCGCGGCGTTTTCTCTCGGCAGCGCGCAGCGCATCCCGCAACAAGCCGATTCTGGTGATCAAAAGCGGGCGCAGCCGACAGGCGCAACAGCTGTTGCATGACGGCCAGCACGGGCTGGACGCCGCCTACGACGCCGCCATCCAGCGCGCCGGGCTGCTGCGGGTGCAGGATACCCACGAACTGTTTTCGGCGGTGGAAACCCTCAGCCACCTACGCCCGCTGCGCGGCGAGCGTTTGCTGATCGTCAGCAACGGCGCATCGCCCGCCGCCCAGGCGTTGGATCAGTTAATTGCCCGTCAGGGCAAGCTGGCGACGCTGAGCGAGACGACGCAGCAGGCGTTGCGTGCCGTGTTGCCCGATACCGTCTCCGTCGGCAACCCGCTGGACTTGCGCGACGACGCCACGCCGCAACGCTATCTGGCGGCGCTGTCGGCGCTGCTGGACAGCGACGATTACGACGCGTTGCTGATTATCCACGCCCCGAGCGCCGCCGCGCCGGGTACGGAAAGCGCTGAAAGCCTTATTCAGCTGTTGCAGCAACATTCGCGCGGCAAACGCATCACGTTGCTGACCAACTGGTGCGGTGAATTCTCTTCCCAGGAAGCACGCCGTCTGTTTAACGAGGCGGGCATCCCGACTTACCGCACCCCGGAAGGCGCGGTGATCGCGTTCATGCATATCGTCGAATACCGTCGTAACCAGAAGCAACTGAAAGAAACCCCGGCGCTGCCATCGGATCTCACCGCCAATGCCGCACAGGCGCATCGGTTGATCGGTCAGGCGCTGCAGGAAGGCGCCACCCGGCTCGATACCCACGAGGTCCAGCCGATTCTGCAGGCGTATGGCCTGAATACGTTGCCAACCTGGATTGCCGGCGACAGTACCGAAGCGGTGTACATCGCGGAAAAAATCGGCTACCCGGTCGCGCTTAAACTGCGATCCCCGGATATCCCCCATAAATCGGAAATTCAGGGCGTCGTGCTGTACCTGCAGAATGCTCAGGAGGTGCAACTGGCGGCGGAAGCAATGCTGGAACGAGTCAGACATACCAATCCGCAAGCACGCGTACTCGGCTTGCTGGTACAGGGCATGGCTAATCGTACCGGCGCGCTGGAGTTACGTATCGCGGTCGAACAGGATGCCATCTTTGGTCCGATCATCATGCTGGGTGCAGGCGGCATGGAATGGCGCCGGGAAACGCAGGCGGCGGTGGCACTGCCGCCGCTGAATATGGCGCTGGCGCGCTATCTGATCGTTCAGGCGTTGAAAAGCGGCAAAATCCGCAGCCAAAACGCACTCAAGCCGCTGGATATTCCGGCGCTCAGCCGGTTGCTGGTGCAGGTTTCCAACCTGATTCTGGATTGCCCGGAGATCTCGCGTCTGGATATTCACCCGCTGCTGGCCTCCGGCGAGGAATTCACGCTGCTGGATGTTACGCTGCATCTGGCGCCTTTCAGCGGCGACCCGCAGTCTCGTCTGTCTATCCGCCCTTATCCGCAGGAACTGGAAGAAACCGTCCGGCTCAAGGATGGCGCGTCCTGTCTGTTCCGCCCCATCCTGCCCGAAGACGAACCGCTGTTGGCCCATTTTATCGGCAAAGTAACCCGCGAAGATCTGTATTACCGTTATTTCAGTGAAATCAACGAATTTACCCATGAAGATTTAGCCAATATGACCCAAATTGACTACGATCGTGAGATGGCTTTTATTGCTGTGCGGTCAGGTACGGAAGGTGAGCCGGAGATCATCGGCGTCACACGCGCCATCGCCGACCCGGATAATACCAACGCGGAATTCGCCGTACTGGTGCGATCCGATCTGAAAGGGCTGGGATTAGGCAGGAAACTACTGGAAAAACTGATCCACTATACCCGCGCCCACGGTCTGGCGCGTCTGAGCGGCATCACCATGCCGACGAATCAGGGTATGGTCACGCTGGCGAAAAAACTGGGCTTCGCCGTTGATGTGCAATTGGAAGACGGTATTGTGACGCTGGAGCTGCCGCTGGACTCGTCCGCACAGCCATAA
- the pssA gene encoding CDP-diacylglycerol--serine O-phosphatidyltransferase — MLSKLKRTKYQQHLAQLPKIPQSADDVQTLHSPALFRTTLTEQILQAKKRIYLVALYLEHDDGGEGILSALYQAKRQCPELEITVLVDWHRAQRGRIGVAADSTNADWYYEMAQRYDDAPFPIYGVPVNTREALGVLHLKGFIIDDTVLYSGASLNDVYLHQHEKYRYDRYQLIHNPVLADVMARYVQDLLASSAVQRLDRSSRPKTIDIKNDIRQFRQSLRSATYMLPGVGDNNHQLTVTPLVGLGKQSPLNRTIHHLMYCTEQRLVMCTPYFNLPALLVRNIIRLLRNGKQIEIIIGDKTANDFFIPEDQPFRIIGALPYLYEINLRRFLSRLQKYIDSNQLMIRLWKDGDNSFHLKGMWVDDNWQLLTGNNLNPRAWRLDLENAILIHDPEQVLQVQRQQELECIRAHTQIITHYQQLQSIAQYPVKVRKLIRRLRRIRIDRLISRIL; from the coding sequence ATGTTGTCAAAATTAAAGCGTACGAAATATCAACAACACCTTGCACAACTGCCTAAAATTCCTCAGTCTGCCGATGACGTCCAGACGCTTCACAGCCCAGCGCTTTTCCGTACTACGCTGACAGAACAGATTCTGCAGGCGAAGAAACGCATCTATCTGGTAGCCCTGTATCTGGAACACGATGACGGCGGCGAAGGCATTCTGTCGGCGCTCTATCAGGCCAAACGCCAATGCCCGGAACTGGAGATCACCGTACTGGTCGACTGGCATCGCGCCCAGCGCGGCCGCATCGGCGTTGCCGCCGACAGCACCAACGCTGACTGGTACTACGAAATGGCGCAGCGGTACGATGATGCGCCCTTCCCGATTTATGGCGTCCCGGTCAATACGCGTGAAGCGCTGGGCGTCCTGCATCTGAAAGGGTTTATTATCGATGACACGGTGCTTTACAGCGGCGCCAGTCTGAACGACGTCTACCTGCATCAGCATGAAAAATACCGTTATGACCGCTATCAGCTGATTCATAACCCCGTGCTGGCTGATGTCATGGCGCGTTATGTGCAGGACCTGCTGGCTTCGTCCGCCGTGCAGCGGCTGGACCGCTCGTCTCGTCCCAAAACCATCGACATCAAAAACGATATCCGTCAGTTCCGTCAGTCATTGCGTTCGGCAACGTATATGCTGCCTGGCGTCGGCGACAACAACCACCAATTGACGGTGACGCCGCTGGTCGGTTTGGGTAAACAGAGCCCGCTGAACCGGACTATCCATCACCTGATGTACTGCACTGAGCAGCGTCTGGTGATGTGTACCCCGTACTTCAATCTGCCGGCTCTGCTGGTTCGCAACATTATCCGTCTGCTGCGCAACGGCAAACAGATCGAGATCATTATCGGCGACAAGACGGCCAACGACTTCTTTATTCCTGAAGACCAGCCGTTCCGGATTATCGGCGCGCTGCCGTACCTGTATGAAATCAACCTGCGTCGTTTCCTGAGCCGGTTGCAGAAATACATCGACAGCAATCAACTGATGATCCGTCTGTGGAAGGACGGCGATAACAGCTTTCACCTCAAAGGCATGTGGGTGGACGATAACTGGCAACTGCTGACCGGCAACAACCTCAATCCTCGCGCCTGGCGGCTGGATCTGGAAAATGCCATTCTGATTCATGACCCGGAGCAGGTATTACAGGTACAGCGTCAGCAAGAGCTGGAGTGCATCCGCGCTCATACCCAGATCATCACGCACTATCAGCAATTGCAAAGTATCGCGCAATATCCGGTAAAAGTGCGCAAGCTTATCCGCCGTCTGCGCCGCATCCGCATCGATCGCCTGATCAGCCGAATTTTGTAA
- a CDS encoding YfiM family lipoprotein has protein sequence MRKALLLLLSVCSGCAHMAQDQWTGPDKAKHFMASALLSAAGSEFEEHQHQSRDRSAAFGLMFSVSIGAAKEAYDSRPQGSGWSWKDFTWDIAGATAGYCLWQASHR, from the coding sequence ATGCGCAAAGCGCTGCTATTACTGCTGTCCGTTTGTTCAGGGTGCGCGCACATGGCGCAGGATCAGTGGACGGGGCCCGACAAAGCGAAACATTTCATGGCATCAGCGCTACTAAGCGCCGCGGGCAGTGAATTCGAGGAACATCAGCATCAGAGCCGCGACCGCAGCGCTGCATTCGGATTGATGTTTTCCGTCAGTATCGGCGCAGCCAAAGAAGCCTATGACAGCCGGCCGCAAGGCAGTGGCTGGAGTTGGAAAGATTTCACCTGGGATATAGCCGGCGCAACGGCCGGCTACTGTTTATGGCAGGCATCCCATCGTTAG
- a CDS encoding MFS transporter, with product MANTINPQQETESTTINTARQRIWAIVGASSGNLVEWFDFYVYSFCSLYFAHIFFPTGNTTTQLLQTAGVFAAGFLMRPIGGWLFGYIADKYGRKKSMLISVCMMCLGSLVIACLPGYATIGVWAPLLLLIARLFQGLSVGGEYGTSATYMSEVALEGRKGFYASFQYVTLIGGQLLALLVVVILQQLLSDTDLRTWGWRIPFALGAALAVVALFLRRSLNETSASETRARKDAGSLRALWRNRKAFVMVLGFTAGGSLSFYTYTTYMQKYLVNTAGMNAKSASGLMTLALFAFMLLQPLFGALSDKIGRRSSMLVFGAFSALLTVPILSTLQGVTNPVIAFALVMLALVIVSFYTSISGILKAEMFPPEVRALGVGLSYAVANALFGGSAEYVALSLKSLGTEEAFFWYVSLMGALAFLVSLGLHHKGKGETL from the coding sequence ATGGCAAATACAATAAACCCACAACAGGAAACAGAATCAACAACTATAAATACCGCCCGTCAACGCATCTGGGCGATAGTCGGCGCGTCATCGGGAAATTTGGTGGAATGGTTTGATTTTTATGTCTATTCGTTTTGTTCCCTTTATTTTGCGCATATCTTTTTCCCAACCGGTAATACCACAACGCAATTGTTACAGACCGCCGGCGTATTTGCTGCCGGATTTTTGATGCGCCCGATTGGCGGCTGGTTATTCGGCTATATCGCCGATAAATATGGCCGTAAAAAATCGATGCTGATTTCTGTGTGTATGATGTGCCTGGGATCTTTAGTGATCGCCTGCCTGCCCGGCTATGCGACGATTGGCGTCTGGGCGCCATTATTGTTGCTGATAGCGCGTTTGTTTCAGGGGCTGTCGGTCGGCGGGGAGTACGGCACCAGCGCAACCTACATGAGTGAGGTGGCGCTGGAAGGGCGCAAAGGATTCTATGCTTCATTCCAATACGTGACGCTAATCGGTGGTCAATTGCTGGCGTTACTGGTGGTGGTAATCCTGCAACAATTGCTTTCCGATACGGATTTGCGTACGTGGGGCTGGCGTATTCCGTTCGCATTGGGTGCGGCGTTGGCTGTGGTAGCGCTGTTTCTGCGTCGTTCGCTGAATGAAACCTCCGCCAGTGAAACCCGTGCCCGTAAGGATGCCGGATCGCTGCGCGCGCTGTGGCGTAATCGCAAGGCTTTCGTCATGGTGTTGGGTTTTACCGCCGGCGGTTCGTTGAGCTTCTATACCTACACCACCTATATGCAGAAATATCTGGTGAATACTGCCGGGATGAATGCCAAATCCGCCAGCGGGTTGATGACTCTGGCGCTGTTTGCTTTCATGCTGTTGCAGCCTTTGTTCGGTGCGCTGTCCGACAAAATTGGTCGTCGTAGTTCCATGCTGGTTTTTGGGGCGTTTTCGGCGTTGCTGACGGTGCCGATTCTGTCTACTTTGCAGGGCGTGACTAACCCGGTTATCGCGTTTGCGCTGGTAATGCTGGCTCTGGTGATCGTGAGCTTTTATACCTCGATCAGCGGCATTCTAAAGGCGGAAATGTTTCCTCCGGAAGTGCGAGCGCTGGGCGTCGGGTTGTCTTACGCCGTGGCGAACGCCCTGTTTGGCGGCTCCGCTGAGTATGTGGCGCTGTCGCTAAAATCGCTGGGTACGGAAGAGGCTTTCTTCTGGTATGTTTCGCTGATGGGAGCGCTGGCGTTTCTGGTTTCGCTCGGGCTGCATCACAAAGGGAAAGGCGAGACGCTCTAA
- the gmhB gene encoding D-glycero-beta-D-manno-heptose 1,7-bisphosphate 7-phosphatase: MANSVPAIFLDRDGTINVDHGYVHEIDQFQFIDGVIDALNELKKMGFALVLVTNQSGIARGKFTEDQFMQLTEWMDWSLADRGVDLDGIYYCPHHPDAGEGEYRQQCDCRKPQPGMFISAQRHLHIDMAASYMVGDKVEDMQAAQAAGVGTKVLVKTGKPITEEGEKLADWLIDSLADLPKTIKQHVK; encoded by the coding sequence GTGGCAAACAGCGTCCCTGCAATTTTTCTCGACCGTGACGGTACCATTAATGTTGATCATGGCTATGTCCATGAAATCGATCAGTTCCAGTTCATTGACGGCGTGATTGACGCCTTGAATGAACTCAAAAAAATGGGCTTTGCTCTGGTGCTGGTGACCAACCAGTCAGGGATTGCCAGAGGTAAGTTTACCGAAGATCAGTTCATGCAACTGACCGAGTGGATGGATTGGTCGCTGGCCGATCGTGGTGTTGACCTGGACGGTATCTATTATTGTCCGCATCACCCTGATGCTGGCGAAGGAGAATATCGTCAACAGTGTGATTGCCGTAAACCTCAACCGGGGATGTTTATCTCTGCGCAGCGTCATTTGCACATTGATATGGCCGCTTCTTATATGGTGGGCGATAAAGTTGAAGATATGCAGGCAGCGCAGGCAGCGGGGGTAGGCACTAAAGTATTGGTTAAAACCGGCAAACCGATCACCGAAGAAGGCGAAAAATTGGCTGATTGGCTAATAGATAGCCTGGCGGACCTGCCAAAAACGATCAAACAGCACGTAAAATAG
- the metN gene encoding methionine ABC transporter ATP-binding protein MetN yields the protein MIELINITKVFQQKGRAVTALDDVTLRVPAGQIYGVIGASGAGKSTLIRCVNLLERPTQGKVLIDGKELMSLSESQLTRTRRQIGMIFQHFNLLSSRTVFGNVALPLELDNTPAAEIKQRVHQLLDLVGLSDKHDAYPANLSGGQKQRVAIARALASNPKVLLCDEATSALDPATTRSILELLKDINRRLGLTILLITHEMDVVKRICDQVAVISNGKLIEQDTVSEVFSHPKTPLAQKFIQSTLHLDIPDDYQQRLSATPRPGSVPLLRMEFTGQSVDAPLLSEVARKFNVNNNIISAQMDYAGGVKFGIMLAEMHGQETDTQAAIAFLQQHHVNIEVLGYV from the coding sequence ATGATTGAACTGATTAATATTACAAAGGTTTTCCAGCAAAAAGGACGCGCCGTCACTGCGCTGGACGACGTGACATTACGCGTGCCCGCGGGTCAGATTTATGGCGTGATTGGCGCATCAGGCGCAGGTAAAAGCACGCTGATTCGCTGCGTGAATCTGCTGGAAAGACCGACTCAGGGGAAAGTGTTGATCGACGGGAAAGAGCTGATGAGCCTGTCGGAAAGCCAATTAACGCGCACCCGCCGCCAAATCGGCATGATTTTCCAGCACTTCAATTTGTTGTCCTCACGTACCGTATTCGGCAATGTGGCGCTGCCGCTGGAGCTGGACAACACGCCCGCGGCTGAAATCAAACAGCGGGTGCATCAGCTTCTGGATTTGGTCGGGCTGTCGGACAAGCATGACGCCTATCCTGCTAATCTGTCCGGCGGGCAAAAACAGCGCGTCGCCATTGCCCGCGCGCTGGCAAGCAACCCCAAAGTTCTACTGTGCGATGAAGCAACCAGCGCGCTGGACCCGGCCACGACCCGTTCTATTCTTGAATTGCTGAAAGACATCAATCGTCGGCTGGGGCTGACCATCCTGTTGATTACGCATGAAATGGATGTGGTTAAACGTATCTGCGATCAGGTGGCGGTTATCAGTAACGGCAAACTGATTGAGCAGGATACGGTCAGCGAAGTGTTTTCTCATCCGAAAACACCGCTGGCTCAGAAATTTATCCAGTCCACCCTGCATCTGGATATTCCGGATGACTATCAGCAGCGACTGTCGGCAACGCCTCGCCCAGGCAGCGTGCCGCTGCTGCGTATGGAGTTTACTGGCCAGTCGGTCGACGCGCCCCTATTGTCCGAAGTGGCCCGGAAGTTCAACGTCAACAACAACATTATCAGCGCGCAGATGGATTACGCTGGCGGTGTGAAATTCGGCATCATGCTGGCCGAAATGCACGGGCAGGAAACCGACACCCAGGCAGCCATAGCCTTTCTGCAGCAACATCACGTGAATATTGAGGTATTGGGTTATGTCTGA
- a CDS encoding methionine ABC transporter permease MetI, with protein MSEAMLWLIARGVWETVVMTFVSGFFGFMLGLPVGVLLYITRPGQIIANPKLYRSISALVNIFRSIPFIILLVWMIPFTRVIVGTAIGLQAAIVPLTVGAAPFIARMVENALLEIPTGLIEAARAMGATPLQIIRKILLPEALPGLINAATITLITLVGYSAMGGAVGAGGLGQIGYQYGYVGYNATVMNTVLVLLVVLVYLIQFFGDRAVRAVTHK; from the coding sequence ATGTCTGAAGCCATGCTCTGGTTGATTGCCCGCGGCGTTTGGGAGACCGTGGTGATGACATTCGTGTCCGGCTTTTTCGGTTTTATGCTGGGTTTGCCCGTCGGCGTGCTGTTGTATATCACCCGCCCCGGGCAGATTATCGCCAATCCTAAGCTTTATCGCAGCATTTCCGCGTTGGTGAATATTTTCCGCTCCATTCCTTTCATTATTCTGCTGGTGTGGATGATTCCTTTTACCCGAGTGATTGTAGGCACCGCAATTGGTCTACAGGCAGCGATTGTACCGTTAACGGTAGGAGCGGCGCCTTTTATCGCCCGCATGGTGGAAAACGCCCTGCTGGAAATTCCGACCGGGTTGATCGAAGCGGCACGCGCGATGGGCGCTACGCCGCTGCAGATTATCCGCAAGATTTTGCTACCCGAAGCCCTGCCCGGTCTGATCAACGCCGCCACTATTACATTGATTACGTTGGTAGGTTATTCAGCCATGGGCGGTGCGGTCGGCGCCGGTGGTCTGGGGCAGATTGGTTATCAGTATGGTTATGTCGGCTATAACGCCACCGTGATGAATACCGTGCTGGTCCTGTTGGTGGTTCTGGTTTATCTCATTCAGTTTTTTGGTGACAGAGCAGTTCGCGCGGTTACCCACAAATAA